The Malus sylvestris chromosome 12, drMalSylv7.2, whole genome shotgun sequence genome contains a region encoding:
- the LOC126593413 gene encoding uncharacterized protein LOC126593413, which produces MLKHYWVAFFVVVSWAVSFTVLDASAGDADPRYRACLNECGETGCVGQRCFPHCNSSSDGVSVDGPWYMQEPLYQQWKQWDCQSDCRYYCMVDREKEREAAGDGPVKYHGKWPFKRIYGIQEPASVAFSVLNLATHFHGWISFFILLYYNLPLRRDKKTYYYFASLWHIYALLSLTSWFASAVFHSKDVDLTEKLDYSCAVAILGYSLILSILRSFDVKDDAVRVMVAAPLLAFVTTHILYLNFYKLDYGWNMQVCVVMAVVQLLLWAVWAGVTRHPSRWKLWVVVVGGGLAMLLEIYDFPPYYGFLDAHAAWHATTIPLTYIWWSFIRDDAEFVASNQVKRLRNSNVAKKAK; this is translated from the exons ATGTTAAAGCATTATTGGGTTGCTTTCTTTGTGGTGGTGTCATGGGCTGTCAGCTTCACAGTTTTAGATGCCAGTGCTGGTGATGCTGATCCACGCTATAG GGCTTGTCTAAACGAATGTGGAGAAACCGGTTGTGTAGGGCAGAGATGCTTTCCACATTGCAATTCCTCTTCCGATGGGGTCTCTGTTGATGGTCCATGGTACATGCAAGAACCTCTTTATCAGCAGTGGAAACAATGGGATTGCCAAAGTGATTGCCGTTACTATTGTATGGTTgacagagagaaagaaagagaagcaGCTGGTGATGGTCCAGTCAAATATCATGGTAAATGGCCCTTCAAGCGTATTTACGGGATCCAG GAGCCTGCTTCCGTAGCTTTCTCTGTGCTCAACCTTGCAACGCATTTTCATGGTTGGATATCCTTTTTCATCCTTTTATACTACAACTTGCCTCTGAGACGGGATAAGAAGACGTACTATTATTTTGCTAGTTTATGGCATATCTATGCTCTCTTGTCATTGACCTCATGGTTCGCGAGTGCTGTGTTCCATAGCAA GGATGTGGATTTGACCGAGAAATTAGACTACTCATGTGCAGTGGCAATACTTGGGTACTCGCTTATTCTGTCCATACTAAGAAGTTTTGATGTGAAAGATGATGCCGTCAGAGTGATGGTTGCTGCTCCACTGCTTGCTTTTGTAACCACCCACATATTGTACCTCAACTTCTATAAACTGGATTACG GGTGGAACATGCAGGTTTGTGTTGTCATGGCGGTGGTTCAACTTCTTCTTTGGGCAGTTTGGGCTGGCGTCACTCGCCATCCATCACGTTGGAAGCTTTGGGTGGTAGTAGTGGGAGGAGGCCTTGCAATGCTCCTAGAAATCTATGACTTCCCTCCATATTACGGATTCTTGGATGCTCATGCCGCCTGGCATGCCACCACGATTCCTCTAACTTATATTTGGTGGAGTTTTATCCGAGACGATGCTGAGTTCGTGGCATCTAATCAAGTAAAGAGGTTGCGAAACTCGAACGTTGCAAAGAAGGCAAAATAA
- the LOC126593416 gene encoding FH protein interacting protein FIP2-like isoform X1 gives MTKVSESSSLIRLNIGGKKFCTTIDTLTRREPDSLLAAMFCGRHSLCQEAEKGYVFLDRDGKHFRHILNWLRDGVVPTLKDSEYSELLREAEYYQLLGLMDGIHAVLNKKREDEEVDTELTRTDIIKCIQSEKVRFRGVNLSGLDLSKLDLSFVDFSYACLKNVFFSRANLQCAKFKDVDAEGAIFHNATLRECEFTGANLRGALLAGANLQSANLQDACLIDSSFCQADLRSAHLQNADLTNANLEGAILEGANLKGAKLRNTNLKDANLQRAYLRQVNLRDTNLEGAKLDGANLLGAMR, from the exons ATGACGAAGGTCTCCGAATCATCCTCTCTGATTCGCCTCAACATCG GAGGAAAGAAATTTTGTACTACTATTGATACTTTGACTCGTCGTGAGCCCGATTCGTTGCTTGCTGCAATGTTCTGTGGTCGCCATAGTCTATGTCAAGAAGCCGAAAAG GGATATGTTTTTCTTGATAGGGATGGCAAACATTTTCGGCACATCCTTAACTGGTTGAGGGATGGCGTTGTTCCCACATTAAAAGATTCAGAATATTCAGAACTACTTAGGGAGGCTGAATACTATCAACTTCTA GGTCTGATGGATGGAATACATGCTGTTCTAAATAAGAAGAGGGAGGATGAAGAGGTAGATACAGAACTAACACGTACTGATATCATCAAGTGCATACAGTCTGAGAAAGTGCGTTTTCGAGGTGTCAATCTTTCTGGCCTTGACCTTTCCAAATTG GACTTGTCATTTGTTGACTTCAGCTATGCATGTTTGAAAAATGTCTTTTTCTCACGTGCAAATCTTCAATGTGCTAAGTTCAAG GATGTCGATGCTGAGGGTGCCATCTTTCACAATGCAACTTTGCGGGA ATGTGAATTTACTGGGGCAAATCTCCGTGGAGCTTTGTTGGCTGGTGCTAATCTTCAGAGCGCAAATCTACAAG ATGCATGCTTGATAGATTCTAGCTTCTGCCAGGCAGACCTGCGTTCTGCACACCTAcag AATGCTGATCTTACAAATGCCAATCTAGAGGGAGCTATTCTGGAAGGAGCAAATTTGAAG GGTGCCAAGTTGAGGAATACCAATTTGAAGGATGCAAACCTTCAACGAGCTTATTTACGTCAAGTGAATCTTCGAGATACG AATTTGGAAGGTGCAAAGCTTGATGGTGCAAATTTGCTTGGAGCAATGAGATGA
- the LOC126593416 gene encoding FH protein interacting protein FIP2-like isoform X2, translating into MTKVSESSSLIRLNIGGKKFCTTIDTLTRREPDSLLAAMFCGRHSLCQEAEKGYVFLDRDGKHFRHILNWLRDGVVPTLKDSEYSELLREAEYYQLLGLMDGIHAVLNKKREDEEVDTELTRTDIIKCIQSEKVRFRGVNLSGLDLSKLDLSFVDFSYACLKNVFFSRANLQCAKFKDVDAEGAIFHNATLRECEFTGANLRGALLAGANLQSANLQDACLIDSSFCQADLRSAHLQNADLTNANLEGAILEGANLKVKWRLCIKRTPINSF; encoded by the exons ATGACGAAGGTCTCCGAATCATCCTCTCTGATTCGCCTCAACATCG GAGGAAAGAAATTTTGTACTACTATTGATACTTTGACTCGTCGTGAGCCCGATTCGTTGCTTGCTGCAATGTTCTGTGGTCGCCATAGTCTATGTCAAGAAGCCGAAAAG GGATATGTTTTTCTTGATAGGGATGGCAAACATTTTCGGCACATCCTTAACTGGTTGAGGGATGGCGTTGTTCCCACATTAAAAGATTCAGAATATTCAGAACTACTTAGGGAGGCTGAATACTATCAACTTCTA GGTCTGATGGATGGAATACATGCTGTTCTAAATAAGAAGAGGGAGGATGAAGAGGTAGATACAGAACTAACACGTACTGATATCATCAAGTGCATACAGTCTGAGAAAGTGCGTTTTCGAGGTGTCAATCTTTCTGGCCTTGACCTTTCCAAATTG GACTTGTCATTTGTTGACTTCAGCTATGCATGTTTGAAAAATGTCTTTTTCTCACGTGCAAATCTTCAATGTGCTAAGTTCAAG GATGTCGATGCTGAGGGTGCCATCTTTCACAATGCAACTTTGCGGGA ATGTGAATTTACTGGGGCAAATCTCCGTGGAGCTTTGTTGGCTGGTGCTAATCTTCAGAGCGCAAATCTACAAG ATGCATGCTTGATAGATTCTAGCTTCTGCCAGGCAGACCTGCGTTCTGCACACCTAcag AATGCTGATCTTACAAATGCCAATCTAGAGGGAGCTATTCTGGAAGGAGCAAATTTGAAGGTAAAGTGGAGGTTGTGT ATTAAAAGAACTCCTATAAATTCATTTTGA